One Glycine soja cultivar W05 chromosome 7, ASM419377v2, whole genome shotgun sequence genomic window, ctttttttggcattttgatcaTCTGGGCATGCAATTCCCTCACGGAATTCAAAGTCCTTATCCCACCCAAAGGGTGAAAGAACGGAGAAAATTTTGGTGAGGAAAATTGAGGAGAAGAAACAAGCTGAGTTTCTGACGTTCCGAGAGAAACTGAAGAGGGTGAATGCCTTCTGGGTGGCATGTGGCCTTGTGGGTTATGAACAAAATAAGAATTAAGATGATGGAAAGGTGCTGCTAAGTTATCCATGAAGCTATGGTACTGAAAGGAGATGCAAAATGTCATGCAAGTGTTGTATGAGTAGTGATGAAATGGTAGGGACAGTTATATACTGAGAGAGCTCTAACTTGAGCTGTAACTCCAATGATCTATTTGCAAATTTGTTCTTAATCTAATAAAAGCTGAGTAATTGGTGGGGATGTTAGAAAGTTTATGAGCGTGTGGGTTGCAAGATTTTATCTGTTGATAAGGTTTATCCTATCCGTCAAACTGATTTTTTTGGCAGAGCAATGTTCCTCTTCATTCATAACAGCGTTGCTATTGGTCCATTCTAATTACTTCTGTTTATGGGGattattctccttttttttattccaagaatgtaattatgaaagaatatgattttgtcgaataaaatgcataatattatgctacaattatttttgtacttctttaatataataatacaatagaattatgattttattgtttaatttattttcacacATTAATGGAATCATAATTCAACATTAAACAATTATgttgtactttttttaaaacaaaaagatttctttacctatttttctagaaaaaatataaatgtaataatgattcttttgaaaatatgTCTACAACAAAATCAACAATAAATTGTGAAAAAATGCCTACCTTGGAGGCAAGTTGGTTTGAACAcggtaggggtgggaataggccagaCCGATCTACAGGGACCTACGATCTAGCCTATTAAAAGGTTAGACTtagacttttttaaaagcctattaaattaaatagaccagacttaagtttattaaaaaaccttataagcctgatagggtcagcctatatatatgtatatatacttatattatttgttgggtaccaatatatacttatattatttttttggtacaattaatttttttttaaactagcaGACTTTCATTACACATTACTACTCCATAACTTTCATTCCTATAATCAAAtattcctataatcaagtacgattttaattacaatttaggtgtgagtcatgAGCCCCtttatattcctcattatttttattgactttcCTATCCCTGTTAAcgttttcttttactttaactttcctattatGTTACTATCCACGAGCAAaggaatattaaagatttaatgtgatgaaggcttttaaaaaggctatcagggtagactaggcttttaaaaaagtcagGCTGagtcaaaataaaagtcttttatAGGTCATAGGTCAGACTCAGACCTCAAAAATTCATCGTAGGCTAAACTTAGATCTTTTAAAGTCTGGTCTGGTCTGACCTATTCTCATCCCTAGAACTCGGGTTAGAAAGGGAAGGAAGAGGGTTGGGAAGGGAAGGAGGATATGGGGGAAGAGAAGTAGAAGGGGGCAAAAAGGTGGGGGAAAGGGAAAGAGGAAAGAAGGAAGGGTGgagaaattagaagataaagacTGAAGAATATTTTCACACTAAGGTAGGggtcaataataatattagtagGGGTCAATAGTAGTATTCCATTCAAAATAGTAGGTGTCACTCATCAAAGATGGCCTTTCTCTGCACCAACACTTTGGGTCCTCGCCAAACTGCTTACTTTGGGCCACCGAGTGGGCGGGCCTCTTGCCCAACAACGTGCATTGGCACATGGGAATTGCTTTACGCACCCAGTAAATTACTTGTACACCcagcactttttattttttttcaaaattaccctGACAAACTTACGAATTCATAATTTGCAAGCTTACATATTGTTAATCTGTATGAACATACAGGATTCAAATCTATGACTTTCACATTATTAACACAACACTCTAACAAACTAAGCTAATatgtcaattatgttataaaataattaatatcactatatataatactaaaatttctaatgtacatttaatgcacatgtaaatttacataataaattttatgacaattaattttattctaatatatttaatgaatcaaaattaattgtcacaaaacttattatgtaaatttagatgtgtattaaatatagtTAGAAATAACATATGTCTTACCAAATGGTGGTTATTAAAGGTGGgactctcttgaatcttgaactttcttattttttttaaatcactcTAATAAGGGCATTCGGTGCTCTAGTGAGAACTCTGTTATCTTTATAAGCCTTGGTCTAttcaaaaaatgtattatataaGAATCAAATTCAAGTTAATCAGATCTATTAGGCCTTGAATTATCTTATTTGATACTAATTCTAATGACTTTTATAGGCAATATactaaaactataatttatattgcAAAGATAAATGCTCACTAAAggttattattatatgttaggAGTGATAAGttccttaaataaatttaaagaggTTAAAAAATAAGATCTTTAGGATATTCATCAGGATTCTTTCTCAAATGAAGTACAAACGTTAGTTGTTAATTGTAAATATGCCAACAGTTGGTGGCATGTGTGCGGGTATGAgttgtaaaatttgaatgagAATCACTTGATTTTGTAATCTTGGCCTTTTCCCCTTTCTAGGCATCAATTTCTTGTCCCTTTCTACCAACCTCACCTTTTTCCAAGTCCCATGTGCACAGTACACTCATTGAATTGAAACCACCAACCAAGAAGCATTGAAACTTGAATGACACCAGAAGAGTGAGAGAAGGAAAAATAGGTGAAGATCATGGCTGATTGGGGGCCAGTTTTTGTGTCTGTGGTGCTCTTCATCCTCTTGACTCCAGGGTTGCTGATCCAGATTCCTGGTAAAGGCAAAATGGTAGAGTTTGGCAACTTTCAGACAAGTGGAGTGTCCATATTGGTTCATTCCATCCTCTACTTTGCTCTTGTTTGTATCTTCTTGATGGCTATTGGAGTACACATGTACACTGGTTCCTGATCCCATGATATCTTTTgtatacacacacaaacacattaCTTATAATTCATTTCTTCTTGGTTTAAGTTGTGGGGTTTATTTGTTTTGCTAAAAACTAATTCTGTGCATTCATGCTTGTGAGGGAATgacaaaacattttatttttcagcgCATCTGTCAAGTAAAACATCATGGTCTGTGGATTTCACAGGATCCGTGTTTTGTTCCAATGGTTCTGATATTTGTTACTAGGAATAGGAGTGTTACAAAAGGGTTGACACTTTACACTTCAGTGTTTGTACATGTCATTACTTATTGGCTTctttaatgtattttatgatATACTACAAGTAAGCATTTAGATGCCAGATCCTCTAATATGTCATGATAAGGTTATcatttttgtaaacaaaaagATTTATAGACATTAGTTGTTAATGCTTTTAACGATCCATCAAACTGCTTGAGTAGACTTGATGCTTTAACCGAGACAACTTTCAATTCAGTTCTTGCGTTATAATGATTTTCTAATACAAGAGCAAGGTTGTCGAAATTAAGGGGCGCATGGTTATGCTATTATACCATCTTTTACGAGAAATTTGATTCCATATTCCTGGAAAATTTTGTTAAGGGAGAAAATCGTTGGTATAAGTGAGATTGATGTACTAGTTGATTTTGTACACGAAGTTAAATGTTCATATAGTTGTtagtaactgaaattgtggtaATCAAAAATCACCCCAATAGCTATCAAGCCAGTCATCATTTGGTTTCCCAAAAGGTTGATGTCTAGGTTGTCAATTGGatccttattacaacttgaactaaatcAAACTAAAGcacttttagttgattaacccaaaacatatttttggtgaGCCAACTTTATAAGGATTGAGgcattatttagacaaattaaacactctaaaattgagacaaagtggtgtcattgagtcctcctccatttgggccatgatacaactcacaaccttggacttttttctttgaaacttggacttgtattcaaatagtatggacaacacttgttgaagaacTTTCTTGACTTTTCTTGCTCTCgtccttgtcataggtcctccaagtccttcaaatGGATCCTTGCCCAtactcttggtcatgtcctcatcacatTCCTATTTGAATTGCATAAGATTTTTCTGTCAAAATTATTTCTTTGAATATTTAATGTAGTTAAAAACATAAGATTTTCAAGTCTATTGATTAAGTTGGAATAATCTTGTggcttaaaaaaaagttaaataatatcATATAAGTTGATTTACTTATTCATGCTCTCAAGACAGTTTGTAAACTCatttaacaattatatatatatatatatgagagaaAATTATATAAGAGTGAGATAATTAACTTTGGACCATATAACTAAccataaaataagatttaatgTCATATAATTACTTGACTTTttgacatttaattttaatcttctcATGAGATAtgagatattatatatatatatatatatatatatatatatatatatatatatatatatatatatatccttaaaaatacatttaataattcgttgtataaactatattttttttttataaatttaaccaTTGCATTAAGCGTTCTTATTGAAGagttttcaatttctttaaaaatttaaacccattaaatactcaaaaataaattcaacttaatatataatatatttttaaaaattataagtgaatattaatcataaaattacTATGCTACAATTGTCTGatttattaaacatttttttgttaattgattTATCTAACATTTAGTGTATATGTTCATTGatttaatatcaaaatatttcatagcttaattaataaaaagttatatacaAATAATTGTTGAAAAGAATAACTTTGTCAATgtacatcaaataaaaaaaaagagtgtaagagaaacaaatataatctatatacttaaaataaataattaaattaaaactaattaaaataaaatatattaaaatttaactaaaagcATCAGGCTTGTAGGATAActcacttttaataaaaaatattcttaacaaTAATCACACATCActcatgaaattaaattaatttacaatgtATTGGATTAAGAAACATCTataatctcttaaaaaaaagtatctttAAGATTTTCTCTTAGGAAGCTACTAGAAGTTATAAAATTGTACTACACTCTCTAGACTCTAGAGTAGTACTCCCATTGTTCAACAAGTGTACCAAGTCCATGAGCATCACTCGGATGCTTCTGAGCCACACAATTGCAGACCATGAAACCTCAACTCAATCCTCATCAGCTGAAGAGTCTCATCTTCATTCTCCACGTGTCAAGCAATCATTGGCCCTGTTCCTATATCCTGAACACATCAGCACCTCCCCCCGAATAGCACCTCACCTACCAACCAACACAACAGGTTTACCCTTttacttttctctctctctctctctctcaagagTTTCCACTCAAACCAGATATAGATTACAATTCACAACCTCCACAACACAACAGCACAAGGAAACAAAACCAACCCTTTTGAGCTTGCACAACTCTGATGGTAGTTGCACAACTACTTcagactctctctctctgagtGCCTCACCACACAGATTCTGTGATATACCAATGGAGGCCCTCAATGCTGCTGGCTTGACCCCTCTATCTGTGCTCTCTGATAGAACAAAAACAAGAACTAAACACCCTTCTGTTTCTGCATGCAAAGTCTCAAACTTTTCCACCTCCAccaacaagaaacaagcattgCTGCAAAGTTGCATATCAAAAACTTTGCATGGGGGGCTGATTCTTGCAGCTTCGGCTGTTAATGGTGGAGCTGCCACAGCCTTAACGTACGATGAGGCACTGGGACAACCTTTGAGCCTCCCTGGTACTGGGGACTTTGATGTGAATGGCTTTGTGGAGAGTGTCGCTGGCTTTGCAGCTGAGAACCCTGCAATTGTTGCCGGGGGAGTGGTTGTTTTGGCAGTGCCATTGGTTTTGTCTCAGGTTTTCAAGAAGCCTAAGGCTTGGGGTGTTGAGTCTGCTAAGAACGCGTATGCTAAACTTGGGGCTGATGGGAATGCTCAGCTGCTTGACATAAGGGCACTGGTGGAGATTAGGCAAGTGGGGTCCCCAGATGTTGGGGGTCTAAAGAAGAAAGCCGTGTCAATACCTTATAAGGGTGATGATAAGCCAGGGTTCTTGAAGAAGCTTGCATTGAAGTTTAAGGAGCCAGAGAATACCACATTGTTTATTCTTGACAAGTAAGAGTAGTACAGAACAATTTCATATATAGTTGtttctttatttgttgttttaatcCATGTTGAGTGTTGGGAAAAATCCATCTCCTACATTGACCAGAGATAGTATCTGATAAGAGATTATAAAGTTGAGACACCCTTTATCTTAACGGTCAATTTTGTGAGGATGAATTAGGTCAGAAATGTAATATTAGGTTATCTCAATTTTGCTATTAATGGTGAGGGGAAGATTGAAGAATTCTCATTTACATTCAAAggttgttgtgttattttataaTGGATATTTGTTGTTTCTAATTGCACATTGCAAGAGAATATTCATGAACCTGATTGAGTGAACTTGTGATGGAAGCCAGATTTGATGGGAACTCTGAACTGGTTGCAGAGTTGGTTACCATTAATGGATTTAAAGCAGCTTATGCAATTAAGGATGGTGCAGAAGGACCGCGAGGATGGAAGGTATTTCCTCTCCCCTTCCATTTTTCTAATCATATTTCTAATATTTGCATTTTAAATACcaacttttttttcctattgaTTACTATACTGACATTGGCTGGAATTCTGCAGAGTAGTGGTCTTCCTTGGATAGCACCACGGAAAACATTGAGTTTGGACAATCTGACAGATGCTATATCTGAAGCAATAGGAGTAAGTATCTGGGATTTGTCTAATTGCATTTCTTATTTCAATGCTGATGCACTTGCAAACTACTACTATTGCTTTTCAGATTATAAAATAGTAGGCATTTTCGTTctgttaaatttaaatgtttgcCCTCTCAAATTGAGAATTTTTGCTAGCAATAAAGGAAACTAACCAATCAGGAAAAATTTAGAATGAATTATTAAATGGACTTGCTCATCAGAAAAGTTAAATATGAGAATGAGATATTGTTTTTCTAAATATGGTGATTGATCCATTTACACATGCTTGCTTTTAACACAAACAGATTTTATTTATGATCTTGTTTGAGCATTTCTATGTCTTTCTAATTAATGGAGGTTTGTTGAAGGATACCTCTGATGGTGTGGCAGTTACTCTTGGGATTGCTGCAGCTGCTGCTGGACTTAGTATATTAGCTTTTTCTGAGGTTAATCTGATGAGTTATTACTTACACTTACTCCCTTCTTCTGAAAAAGCAATAATCCATTATGATGTGACTCCACTGACATAAATTTCTTGTTCATG contains:
- the LOC114418994 gene encoding uncharacterized protein LOC114418994 — translated: MADWGPVFVSVVLFILLTPGLLIQIPGKGKMVEFGNFQTSGVSILVHSILYFALVCIFLMAIGVHMYTGS
- the LOC114418323 gene encoding rhodanese-like domain-containing protein 4, chloroplastic; translated protein: MEALNAAGLTPLSVLSDRTKTRTKHPSVSACKVSNFSTSTNKKQALLQSCISKTLHGGLILAASAVNGGAATALTYDEALGQPLSLPGTGDFDVNGFVESVAGFAAENPAIVAGGVVVLAVPLVLSQVFKKPKAWGVESAKNAYAKLGADGNAQLLDIRALVEIRQVGSPDVGGLKKKAVSIPYKGDDKPGFLKKLALKFKEPENTTLFILDKFDGNSELVAELVTINGFKAAYAIKDGAEGPRGWKSSGLPWIAPRKTLSLDNLTDAISEAIGDTSDGVAVTLGIAAAAAGLSILAFSEIESILQVVGSAALIQFASKKLLFAEDRKQTVKQLDEFLNTKVAPKELVDEIKDIGKALLPSSTNNKALPAPEEKSSELATADSTVQNAVATPEPKADAVAPEVNSVPKTEVKAEESLPAQPRPLSPYPYYPDFKPPTSPTPSQP